One window from the genome of Notolabrus celidotus isolate fNotCel1 unplaced genomic scaffold, fNotCel1.pri scaffold_477_arrow_ctg1, whole genome shotgun sequence encodes:
- the LOC117809855 gene encoding interleukin enhancer-binding factor 3 homolog, whose translation TFPCCRFLGYYNNGGTNGGGVSSSPSGGPPANAAPGSAQGSYGSFYPNDGGAYTATPAAKTAKKKPPMHKGGKAPFTGAPGANAGSPGGYQSSSPQGQGSYNQYSQGYGQGKKSFNQSQGGSGGYSYSTAYPSQVTGGSGGNQDYSYEGFNSQSSYSSPGGGGGGGNQGFGNNHSQYHSQSGYGRGDGSMNYQYR comes from the exons AACGTTCCCGTGCTGTCGTTTCCTAGGTTACTACAACAACGGCGGCACAAACGGAGGGGGGGTGTCGAGCAGCCCCTCAGGCGGCCCTCCGGCTAACGCGGCTCCGGGATCAGCTCAGGGCTCGTACGGCTCGTTCTACCCGAACGACGGCGGCGCCTACACTGCCACGCCTGCTGCCAAAACCGCCAAAAAGAAACCCCCCATGCACAAGGGAGGGAAGGCCCCCTTTACAGGAGCTCCAGGGGCGAACGCTGGATCTCCAGGGGGGTACCAGTCCAGCAGTCCCCAGGGCCAGGGCTCCTATAATCAGTACAGCCAGGGATACGGGCAAGGGAAGAAGAGCTTCAACCAGAGCCAAGGGGGCTCAGGCGGATACTCCTACAGCACGGCCTACCCCAGCCAGGTGACGGGGGGCTCAGGTGGGAACCAGGACTACAGCTATGAAG GTTTCAACAGCCAGTCCAGTTACAGCTCACCGgggggaggcggaggaggagggaacCAGGGCTTTGGAAACAACCACTCGCAGTACCACAGCCAGTCCGGGTACGGCCGGGGCGACGGCAGCATGAACTACCAGTACAGATAG